One Chroicocephalus ridibundus chromosome 21, bChrRid1.1, whole genome shotgun sequence DNA segment encodes these proteins:
- the SCAMP3 gene encoding secretory carrier-associated membrane protein 3, whose product MAQRGGSAALPDNPFQDPGPEHAALDDYNPFGSSAPPPPYQAPSVPPLPPAASMAPPPAAAQPPRKASPTEPRNYGSYGTQVTGRGGQGTAGAGAAGEGGSPRACAPPQASAAAATAELLKRQEELNRKAEELDRRERELQNAALGGTAARMNNWPPLPSFCPVKPCFYQDIPVEIPADFQKTVSTMYYLWMASTIALFLNFLSSLAWFCVEPSSGSGFGLSILWALLYTPCSFVCWYRPMYKAFRSDSSFNFFVFFFVFFAQNVMYVLQAIGIPNWGFSGWILSLIALRQNTAVAVMMILVSLFFTAVAVLGIIMLKKIHSLYRRTGASFQKAQEEFAAGVFSNQAVRTAAANAAAGAATNAFRAP is encoded by the exons ATGGCCCagcgcggcggctccgcggcgCTCCCGGACAACCCCTTCCAG GATCCCGGACCGGAACACGCGGCGCTGGACGACTACAACCCCTTCGGCAGCAGTGCG ccgccgccgccgtaCCAGGCCCCGTCGGTGCCGCCGCTCCCACCAGCCGCCAGcatggccccgccgccggccgccgcgcagcccccgcgGAAAGCCAGCCCCACCGAGCCCCGGAACTACGGCTCGTACGGCACGCAggtaacggggcggggggggcaggggacggccggcgcgggggcggcgggagaaGGCGGCAGCCCCAGGGCCTGCGCTCCCCCGCAGGCCTCGGCGGCGGCCGCCACGGCCGAGCTGCTGAAGCGGCAGGAGGAGCTGAACCGGAAAGCGGAGGAGCTGGACCGGCGGGAGCGGGAGCTGCAGAACGCGGCCCTCGGCGGCACCGCCG CGAGGATGAACAACTGGCCCCCGCTGCCGTCCTTCTGCCCGGTGAAGCCTTGCTTCTACCAGGACATCCCGGTGGAGATCCCCGCCGACTTCCAGAAGACCGTTTCCACCATGTATTACCTCTGGATGG CCAGCACCATCGCTCTTTTCCTGAACTTCTTGTCCTCGCTGGCCTGGTTCTGCGTGGAGCCCTCATCTGGTTCTGGGTTTGGCCTCTCCATTCTCTGGGCTCTCCTCTACACGCCCTGCTCCTTTGTCTGCTGGTACAGGCCCATGTACAAAGCTTTCAG GAGTGACAGTTCCTTCAACTTCTTTGtcttcttcttcgtcttctttGCCCAGAACGTGATGTACGTGCTGCAGGCGATTGGCATACCGAACTGGGGATTCAG TGGCTGGATCTTGAGCCTGATAGCGCTGCGGCAGAACACGGCCGTGGCTGTGATGATGATCCTGGTGTCCTTGTTCTTCACAGCAGTGGCTGTTTTGGGCATCATTATGCTGAAAAAG ATCCACTCTCTGTACCGCCGGACGGGCGCCAGCTTCCAGAAAGCGCAGGAGGAGTTTGCCGCCGGGGTCTTCTCCAACCAGGCGGTGCGCACCGCTGCAGCCAACGCTGCCGCGGGTGCCGCCACCAATGCCTTCCGGGCGCCCTAG